One part of the Cyclobacteriaceae bacterium genome encodes these proteins:
- a CDS encoding type IX secretion system membrane protein PorP/SprF gives MRIVFTLALFLSLISGVLHAQVDPLYSQYLNNPFLINPAYTGMNNYMNLMVGYRKQWAGFDGSPTTLSATGHTSLFDNRMGVGLIISQDKVGENTNTFIQGTYAYKVRFDDYRYISFGLQAGIMNFRSDNSELNIADPSDPLFNTNQNVIKPSFGAGAIFRTDNLFIGVSVPRILKASESFEDVTAALYTQHYYGFASYLFLLSDRVKLKPAVLVRAVSGSPLSTDVNFQFNIDERYAIGALTRNFNTYGFLAQIKFNEFRFGYVFEMPTNKSVGTRFTSHEITLGLNLGVFNFHDVTRISDF, from the coding sequence ATGAGAATAGTTTTTACCCTCGCCTTATTCTTGTCGTTAATAAGCGGAGTGCTTCATGCCCAGGTTGATCCGCTATACTCCCAATACCTGAACAACCCCTTTTTGATTAACCCAGCCTACACAGGCATGAACAATTACATGAACCTGATGGTAGGGTATCGCAAACAGTGGGCGGGATTTGACGGAAGTCCTACTACCCTTTCGGCCACAGGCCATACCAGCCTTTTTGATAACCGCATGGGCGTTGGCCTTATCATCTCACAAGATAAGGTGGGTGAGAATACCAATACCTTTATCCAAGGCACCTATGCCTATAAAGTTCGATTTGACGATTACCGGTACATCTCCTTCGGCTTACAGGCAGGCATTATGAATTTCAGGAGTGACAACAGTGAACTTAATATTGCCGACCCTTCTGATCCGCTGTTCAACACCAATCAAAATGTGATCAAACCTTCTTTTGGTGCAGGGGCAATCTTTCGGACAGACAATTTATTTATTGGTGTTTCGGTTCCCCGCATCCTGAAAGCCAGCGAAAGTTTTGAAGATGTGACTGCTGCATTGTATACCCAACACTATTATGGATTTGCCTCCTACCTGTTTCTTTTATCCGACCGGGTAAAACTAAAACCAGCCGTTTTGGTACGCGCAGTAAGTGGTTCACCGCTCTCTACCGATGTAAACTTTCAATTCAACATTGATGAACGTTATGCCATTGGGGCACTTACCCGTAATTTCAATACCTACGGATTTTTGGCACAGATCAAATTCAACGAATTCCGGTTTGGGTATGTATTTGAAATGCCAACCAACAAATCGGTAGGCACACGCTTTACATCGCATGAAATTACCCTGGGGTTAAACTTAGGCGTTTTCAACTTCCATGATGTAACTCGCATTAGCGACTTCTGA
- a CDS encoding NAD-dependent epimerase/dehydratase, with protein MNILVTGGSGYIGTELIRRLAADKAVERIVVYDNLSRQNYNLFLGDRFSGHTKVVFVKGELLDSRNLKKSLDGIDVVYHLAARVTTPFAHSDAHLYEQINHWGTAELVYAVEASAVKRFIYTSSVGVYGSSEHALDESIAPNPKTFYAISKLRGEEHVARLNDKMDTYIFRCGNVYGYSPSMRFDAVINKFVFEANFEKRITIHGNGEQTRTFIHIDLVSQALANVLAVKLKSGTYNLVDRTLSVMDIVDELKQLIPDLEFILINQHMKLNQLMIKSNTEINKQLGINNDRPIKDELKEFLSRLSF; from the coding sequence ATGAATATTTTGGTAACAGGCGGGTCAGGTTACATCGGTACAGAGTTAATCAGGAGGTTAGCCGCTGACAAAGCCGTGGAAAGGATTGTTGTTTATGATAACCTTAGCCGGCAGAATTATAATTTATTTTTAGGTGATCGGTTTTCTGGCCATACCAAAGTTGTTTTCGTAAAAGGAGAGTTACTGGATTCTCGTAACCTTAAAAAGTCCCTTGACGGTATTGATGTTGTTTATCACCTAGCGGCCCGTGTAACTACACCCTTTGCCCATTCCGATGCGCACCTGTACGAACAAATCAATCATTGGGGTACAGCCGAATTGGTTTATGCTGTTGAGGCCAGTGCGGTAAAAAGATTTATCTATACCAGTAGTGTGGGGGTTTACGGTTCATCCGAACATGCACTGGATGAATCCATTGCGCCCAACCCTAAAACATTCTATGCCATATCAAAACTTCGTGGCGAAGAACATGTTGCCCGACTAAACGATAAGATGGATACCTATATTTTTAGGTGTGGTAATGTTTATGGTTATAGCCCCAGCATGCGTTTTGATGCGGTAATCAACAAGTTTGTTTTTGAAGCGAATTTTGAAAAGCGCATAACCATTCATGGCAATGGTGAACAAACCCGCACGTTTATTCATATCGATTTGGTTTCGCAAGCCCTGGCCAATGTGCTTGCGGTTAAATTAAAGAGCGGTACTTATAACCTGGTTGACCGTACTTTATCGGTAATGGATATTGTAGATGAGTTAAAGCAACTTATTCCCGACCTTGAGTTTATCCTGATCAACCAGCACATGAAACTTAACCAGCTCATGATCAAATCGAATACTGAAATAAACAAACAGCTTGGCATAAACAATGACCGGCCTATCAAAGACGAACTAAAGGAGTTTTTAAGCAGGCTTAGCTTTTGA